The region AATGATTATTTGCCAAGCTACGGTGTTCGTTTTGTAGCACCCAATGGCAAGCAAGCCGATATTCCTTTTCTTCCAAACATCACCAAAGAATCTCCACCCCCAGGATTTATTTCCAAACGTATAGATTTCGACAACTACTTATATAATTATACAAATTCTGATTTTGCAAAAAGAATTACGGGCGAACTATTATATATAGAAAAGGAAAATGAGTTACTCAATTTGCAAATTAAAATTGAGGGAACTGCTTATCATACAAAAACTAAAATATTAATTGGAGCAGATGGCGAACGGGGCATCTCGCACAAATATGTGTCGGGCGGCAGCAAGCGTGATTTGGAAGCCTTCTCCGCAGGAATCCGTGCCTATTATACAGGCATTACGGGTTACCATGAAATGAACTATATAGAACTCCATTTCTTGCCTGAAATTTTGCCAGGATATTTTTGGATTTTTCCGATGTCAAATGGAGTTTCAAATATAGGTTTGGGTATACTGTCATCTGAAGTTTCGAAAAATAACCTCAATCTCAAAAAAATATTTAAGGATATATTATTATTGCCTCAATTCAAAGAACGATTTGCAAACGCAAAACCTGAATCTCCCATTCAAGGTTGGGGATTACCTCTCGGAAACAAACCTGTGAAACGCTCCACCGATTATGTAATTTTGACTGGCGATGCCGCTAGTTTAATTGATCCCTTTACGGGCGAAGGAATCGGAAATGCTATACTATCAGGACGTTACGCGGCCTATGCTGCGATAAAAGCTATAGCAGAAAAGAATTATAGTGAAACATTTTTTAAACGAAACTATGATACTGTTATCAAACAAAAAGTGGGGCACGAACTTAAAATTGGAAGCACTTTATTAAAACTTTGCAAGTATAAATTTCTTTTTAATTTTGTGGTGAACAAAGCCTCTCGCAACAAAGAATTCCGTAATACGATTTCCTGCATGTTTGCCAATATAGATTTACGTTCCAAGTTTGGAAATCCGATGTTTTATTTAAGGATGCTGTTTGGTTAGGACGATTGTCAGTCTGTCCGCAGCGGCGGACAACATGACAAACTACCTCCGCGTGATAATCGATAAACTCAGCATCACAAACTTTGCAATATTTTTCCTATTTTTGCCTAATAAATGTTTTATGAAAATCCAATCCATCTTTTCAGCAATATTG is a window of Bacteroidota bacterium DNA encoding:
- a CDS encoding geranylgeranyl reductase family protein, whose translation is MILEEEYEVIIAGAGPAGASASMFLSQAGIKHLLIDKAVFPRDKVCGDALSGKVLSHLKHAIPDVAAQFAKNQNDYLPSYGVRFVAPNGKQADIPFLPNITKESPPPGFISKRIDFDNYLYNYTNSDFAKRITGELLYIEKENELLNLQIKIEGTAYHTKTKILIGADGERGISHKYVSGGSKRDLEAFSAGIRAYYTGITGYHEMNYIELHFLPEILPGYFWIFPMSNGVSNIGLGILSSEVSKNNLNLKKIFKDILLLPQFKERFANAKPESPIQGWGLPLGNKPVKRSTDYVILTGDAASLIDPFTGEGIGNAILSGRYAAYAAIKAIAEKNYSETFFKRNYDTVIKQKVGHELKIGSTLLKLCKYKFLFNFVVNKASRNKEFRNTISCMFANIDLRSKFGNPMFYLRMLFG